One part of the [Pantoea] beijingensis genome encodes these proteins:
- a CDS encoding EmmdR/YeeO family multidrug/toxin efflux MATE transporter — protein MTYLLLSAGLTLQNFRDTLLHAIQRTGWYPKRHSYRVLFWREITPLAVPILFENMCVLLMGVLSTFLVSRLGAEAMAAVGLAESFSMVIIAFFAAVDLGTTVVVAFSLGKLNRKRARAATRQSLVLMTLASVLLALVIALSGEAIIDVIAGSAAPEVKALALTYLRISVWSYPAAAIALIGCGALRGAGNTKIPMLINGGMNIVNIVISGALIYGCFSWSGLGFIGAGIGLTISRYLGAIAVIYVLAIGFNPRLKITLKSYFKPMNGAILMEVLGIGLPASIESVLFNGGKLLTQIFVAGMGTDVIAGNFIAFSIASLINLPGNALGSASTIIVGTRLGKRQIGQAERQLKHIFWLSTVGLCALGFLSAPFAGVLARFYTSETDVIEVVKTLVWLNAAFMPFWAASWVLPAGLKGARDARFTMWISMLGMWGCRIVVGYILGIMLGFGVVGIWLGMFLDWIVRGIFFYWRMISGRWLWQYPRTPPS, from the coding sequence ATGACTTACCTGCTCCTTTCCGCTGGACTTACCTTGCAAAATTTCAGAGATACATTGCTACACGCGATTCAGCGTACGGGTTGGTATCCGAAAAGACACTCATATCGCGTCTTGTTCTGGCGTGAAATTACGCCCCTCGCCGTACCGATTCTTTTCGAGAATATGTGCGTGTTATTAATGGGGGTGCTCAGTACTTTCCTCGTCAGTCGACTGGGTGCTGAAGCAATGGCTGCCGTTGGTCTCGCTGAAAGTTTCAGCATGGTGATCATCGCTTTTTTTGCAGCTGTGGACCTGGGTACTACCGTGGTTGTGGCTTTTAGCCTCGGTAAATTAAATCGCAAGCGTGCCCGTGCCGCGACGCGGCAGTCGCTGGTGTTGATGACTCTCGCCTCGGTGTTACTGGCGCTAGTGATCGCCCTTTCAGGTGAAGCGATTATTGATGTAATTGCCGGGAGTGCCGCGCCGGAGGTAAAAGCACTGGCGCTCACCTATCTGCGTATTTCCGTCTGGAGCTACCCCGCCGCTGCGATAGCCCTCATTGGCTGTGGCGCGCTGCGCGGTGCGGGCAATACCAAAATCCCGATGCTGATCAACGGCGGCATGAACATTGTCAACATCGTCATTAGCGGCGCATTAATCTACGGTTGTTTTTCCTGGTCCGGACTGGGATTCATCGGTGCCGGTATCGGGCTGACCATTTCGCGTTATCTCGGAGCGATTGCGGTAATCTATGTATTGGCAATCGGTTTTAATCCTCGCCTGAAGATCACCCTAAAAAGCTACTTTAAACCGATGAATGGCGCCATCCTGATGGAAGTGCTCGGCATCGGCTTACCGGCAAGCATCGAATCCGTCCTGTTCAACGGTGGCAAGCTGCTGACACAGATTTTTGTTGCCGGAATGGGTACCGATGTCATCGCCGGTAACTTTATCGCCTTCTCGATTGCCTCGTTAATCAACTTGCCCGGTAATGCCCTGGGATCGGCATCCACTATTATCGTCGGTACCCGTTTAGGCAAACGACAAATTGGTCAAGCCGAACGGCAATTGAAGCATATTTTTTGGCTGTCAACCGTCGGACTGTGCGCGCTGGGGTTTCTCTCGGCGCCCTTCGCTGGCGTGCTTGCCCGCTTCTACACCAGCGAAACAGACGTTATTGAGGTGGTAAAAACGCTGGTCTGGCTCAACGCAGCATTTATGCCATTTTGGGCCGCCTCATGGGTGCTTCCGGCCGGTCTGAAAGGGGCTCGTGACGCGCGTTTTACGATGTGGATCTCCATGCTTGGCATGTGGGGCTGTCGCATCGTTGTCGGCTATATATTGGGCATCATGCTGGGTTTCGGCGTGGTGGGGATCTGGCTCGGTATGTTCCTCGACTGGATCGTTCGCGGGATATTCTTCTACTGGCGTATGATCAGCGGGCGCTGGCTCTGGCAGTATCCCCGAACGCCGCCATCATGA
- a CDS encoding LysR family transcriptional regulator encodes MDRLDAMRLFTRVVERRSFTLAAHDTTLPRSTVTYAIKELESRLGVRLLQRTTRVVKPTLDGEAYYQRCLAILNDIEEAEGAFSSAQPKGLLRVEVQGTLARHFLMPGLPTFFARYPDIELTMSESDRWVDLVQEGVDCALRYGKLRDSDLAARQVASLERLTCATPAYLARFGTPTRIESLVGHTMVGLRSITTGNLAPLEFVHDGEHRTASLPATLSVTGTDSYLTAIRLGMGLAQIPRFHVEDDLQRGSLIAVMTDFPPPSAPVSLLYPRSRQLSPRVRVFLDWAVKEFTTNTVPDSA; translated from the coding sequence GTGGATCGACTTGATGCAATGCGGCTTTTTACGCGCGTGGTGGAACGGCGTAGTTTTACGCTGGCAGCACATGACACCACCCTGCCACGCTCAACGGTAACCTATGCGATTAAAGAGCTGGAATCCCGGCTTGGGGTGCGCCTGCTTCAGCGTACGACGCGAGTGGTGAAGCCGACGCTTGATGGTGAAGCTTATTATCAACGTTGCCTGGCGATTCTTAACGATATTGAAGAGGCCGAAGGCGCTTTCAGTAGCGCACAGCCCAAAGGATTACTGCGTGTTGAAGTTCAGGGCACACTGGCCCGTCATTTCCTGATGCCAGGGTTACCCACTTTTTTTGCACGTTATCCCGACATTGAACTTACGATGAGTGAAAGCGATCGTTGGGTTGATTTAGTCCAGGAAGGCGTGGACTGCGCATTGCGTTACGGAAAACTGCGCGATAGCGATCTGGCGGCTCGGCAGGTGGCTTCGCTGGAAAGGTTAACCTGTGCCACGCCCGCTTATCTCGCACGTTTTGGCACCCCAACACGCATTGAATCACTGGTCGGGCACACCATGGTCGGTTTACGTTCAATCACTACGGGTAATCTTGCACCGCTGGAATTTGTCCACGATGGCGAACACCGTACAGCCTCACTACCAGCCACCTTATCCGTGACAGGTACGGATAGTTACCTTACCGCAATACGGTTGGGAATGGGGCTGGCCCAAATCCCCCGCTTTCATGTCGAGGATGATTTACAACGCGGCTCGCTGATTGCCGTGATGACAGATTTTCCGCCGCCTTCAGCGCCAGTATCGCTCCTGTACCCACGCAGTCGTCAACTCTCACCGCGGGTACGTGTTTTCCTCGACTGGGCCGTAAAAGAGTTCACGACCAACACCGTGCCCGATTCTGCGTAG
- a CDS encoding SDR family oxidoreductase has product MPAQNKVAIVTGASRGIGAAIARRLAKDGLNVLVNFAGSAADAEALVNEIEKNGGRAITAQADVSDAAAVARMFDAAEAAYGGVDVLVNNAGIMKLATLAETDDAVFDSQVAINLKGSFNMLREAARRLRPDGRIINLSSSVVGLYQPTYGAYAATKAGVEAMVHVLTKELRGRNITVNAVAPGPTATKLFLDGKPQDVIDRLAKLAPLERLGQPDDIAAVVSFLAGPDGAWINGQTLRVNGGII; this is encoded by the coding sequence ATGCCTGCTCAAAATAAAGTCGCCATTGTTACTGGCGCATCCCGCGGTATTGGTGCCGCTATCGCACGTCGCCTGGCGAAAGATGGCCTGAACGTATTGGTCAATTTTGCGGGTAGCGCAGCCGATGCCGAAGCGCTGGTTAATGAGATTGAAAAAAACGGTGGACGGGCGATCACCGCCCAAGCCGATGTTAGCGATGCCGCTGCTGTAGCACGGATGTTCGACGCCGCTGAGGCTGCCTATGGTGGTGTTGATGTTTTGGTGAATAACGCCGGCATCATGAAGCTGGCAACGCTTGCTGAGACGGACGATGCGGTGTTTGACAGTCAGGTTGCCATCAACCTGAAAGGGTCTTTCAATATGCTGCGTGAGGCGGCCCGGCGTCTGCGTCCGGATGGACGAATCATTAATCTGTCATCAAGCGTTGTTGGTCTGTATCAGCCCACTTACGGAGCGTATGCCGCGACGAAAGCGGGTGTCGAAGCGATGGTGCACGTTCTGACGAAAGAATTGCGCGGACGTAATATTACCGTTAATGCCGTTGCTCCTGGGCCGACTGCAACTAAACTGTTTCTTGATGGCAAACCGCAGGATGTTATTGACCGTCTGGCGAAGCTGGCTCCACTGGAGCGTTTAGGGCAACCGGATGATATCGCTGCCGTAGTGTCATTTCTTGCCGGCCCTGACGGTGCCTGGATTAATGGTCAGACACTGCGCGTAAATGGCGGCATTATTTAA
- a CDS encoding SDR family oxidoreductase — protein MSKKNILITGASSGFGRITAEALARAGHTVYASMRDIAGRNAHNAAEMAETAKREGVDLRAIELDVQSEPSIDAAVSKIIADVNQIDVLIHNAGHMMFGPAEAFTPEQYAQQYDVNVLGTQRVNRAALPHMRRHGQGLLVWISSSSSAGGTPPYLAPYFAAKAAMDELAVLYARELSRWGIETTIIVPGAFTKGTNHFAHSGRPADEARLAEYEAGPYAGFGEQVQQAFARIVPDDADVGGVADAIVEVVDLPFGKRPFRVHYDPTQDGAEVGFMVLDRLRAEMLHRVGLGDLLKPHVRSQS, from the coding sequence ATGAGCAAGAAAAATATTCTGATCACCGGTGCTTCAAGTGGTTTCGGACGCATTACTGCAGAAGCGTTAGCGCGTGCCGGACATACGGTGTATGCCTCAATGCGAGATATTGCTGGTCGTAATGCACACAATGCTGCCGAAATGGCGGAAACGGCTAAGCGTGAAGGCGTGGATCTGCGCGCTATCGAGCTTGACGTGCAATCAGAACCTTCTATCGATGCTGCCGTAAGCAAAATTATCGCTGACGTCAATCAGATCGATGTTTTGATCCATAATGCCGGCCACATGATGTTCGGTCCTGCGGAGGCATTTACGCCGGAGCAGTATGCCCAGCAATATGATGTTAACGTCCTTGGTACCCAGCGTGTTAACCGGGCCGCACTGCCGCATATGCGTCGGCATGGGCAAGGCTTACTGGTTTGGATATCATCAAGCAGCTCTGCTGGGGGAACGCCGCCGTACCTGGCTCCTTATTTTGCAGCGAAAGCCGCGATGGATGAATTGGCGGTATTATATGCGCGTGAATTAAGCCGCTGGGGTATTGAAACCACCATCATCGTTCCCGGTGCCTTTACAAAAGGAACCAACCACTTTGCTCATTCCGGCCGACCTGCGGATGAAGCGCGGCTGGCCGAATATGAAGCGGGCCCTTATGCCGGGTTTGGTGAGCAAGTTCAGCAGGCGTTTGCCCGCATTGTACCGGATGATGCTGATGTGGGTGGCGTTGCCGATGCGATTGTCGAGGTGGTCGATTTGCCGTTTGGCAAACGCCCGTTCCGCGTACACTATGATCCTACCCAGGACGGTGCGGAAGTTGGTTTTATGGTGCTGGACCGTCTGCGTGCAGAGATGTTACATCGGGTTGGCCTCGGCGATTTGCTCAAACCTCATGTCCGCAGTCAATCATAA